The Bombus terrestris chromosome 9, iyBomTerr1.2, whole genome shotgun sequence genome contains a region encoding:
- the LOC100643897 gene encoding flocculation protein FLO11-like, giving the protein MAKVAIVLCFFIIAAYSSAFPGLPGFLDPTIKVRQHEEKVTVKIKGIYQDVKEVLKHHKEESSFYLKQMREVGKEIKKNAKHKVNDILKDVAHEMKILKHKAHGNHNDHCTAIAKDMKKIREKILNAVNKCVSNHMDEAINVEQKIVRDSQKLLTKTEDVINEAAQCVVSDVLLIDAIACLDNALSKAKKLSKTELPKVSKAATQHNKHISTLKHTLSECSVTKLQLSLLQKLENILKKIKKCNKAKPATSTTQRPKPSHGTRAPHPSDRTRATTKASTDSTTQKSTSTNTKRPASSATEKSTSSITEAPASSTTQKSTTGSTEGPSTPSTKESSSSSTEQPTISTTQESSTDTTKEPASSTTKQSSSAATKRPAKGPASSTTQESISASTEAPASSTTQESSSASTEGPAKSSSAATEGPASSTTQESSSAATEGPASSTTQESSSAATEGPARSTTQESSSSSIEGPASSTTQDSSSSSTEGPASSTTQESSSSSTEGPASSTTEHSSSSSTEGPASSTTQESSSAATEGPARTASSTTQESSSAATEGPASSTTQESSSSSIEGPASSTTQDSSSSSTEGPASSTTQESSSSSTEGPASSTTEHSSSSSTEGPASSTTQESSSAATEGPARTASSTTQESSSAATEGPASSTTQESSSSSIEGPASSTTQDSSSSSTEGPASSTTQESSSSSTEGPASSTTEHSSSSSTEGPASSTTQESSSAATEGPASSTTQESSSAATEGPASSTTQESSSSSTEGPASSTTQESSSAAPGVPASSTTQESSSASTEGPASSTTQESSSASTEGPASSTTQESSSSSTEGPASSTTQESSSSSSEGPASSTTEHSSSSSTEGPASSTTQESSSAATEGPASSTTQESSSAATEGPASSTTQESSSAATEGPASSTTQESSSASTEGPASSTTQESSSASTEGPASSTTQESSSASTEGPASSTTQESSSSSTEGPASTTTQESSSSSTEGPASSTTKESSSAATEGPVSSTTQESSSAATEGPATSTNQESSSAATEGPASSTTQESSSAATEGPASSTTQESSSSSTEGPASSTTQESSSAATEGPASSTTQESSSSSTEGPASSTTQESSSAATEGPASSTTQESSSSSTEGPASSTTQESSSSSTEGPASSTTEHSSSSSTEGPASSTTQESSSAATEGPASSTTQESSSAAPGGPASSTTQESSSASTEGPASSTTQESSSAATEGPASSTTQESSSAATEGPASSTTQESSSAATEGPASSTTQESISASTEAPASSTTQESSSAATEGPASSTTQESSSAAPGGPASSTTQESSSAATEGPASGTTQDSSSSSTEGPASSTTQESSSAATEGPASSTTQESSSSSTEGPASSTTQESSSAATEGPASSTTQESSSSSTEGPASSTTQESSSAATEGPASSTTQESSSSSTEGPASSTTQESSSAATEGPARSTTQESSSAATEGPASSTTQDSSSSSTEGPASSTTQESSSAATEGPASSTTQESSSAATEGPASSTTQESSSAATEGPAISTTQESSSAATEGPASSTTQESSSSSTEGPASSTTQDSSSSSTEGPASSTTQESSSAATEGPASSTTQESNSSSTEGPASSTTQESSSAATEGPVSSTTKESSSAATEGPASSTTQESSSPATEGPASSTTQGSISASTEAPASSTTQDSSPASTEGPASSTTQESSPASTEGPASSTTQESISASTEAPASSTTQESSSSSIEGPASSTSQDFSSSSTEGPASSTTQDSSSSSTEGPASSTTQESSSSSTEGPSTTSTKESSSSSTEQPTISTIQDSSSSSTEGPASSTPAESSSSTTGGPASSASQESTVSSTKVPASSTSHVSISSSTEGPANSSIKSTTSSGCSCASAVTTEPSTTESPRDMWYASLVRCLKENDFDEIPIVNGRKLNRIIQECLFSIGTLSQLLAKVSNGVS; this is encoded by the exons ATGGCGAAAGTCGCAATTGTACTCTGTTTCTTTATTATAGCTGCATAT agTAGTGCTTTTCCTGGGTTACCAGGATTCCTCGATCCCACGATCAAAGTACGTCAACATGAAGAAAAAGTTACGGTAAAAATAAAAGGCATATATCAAGACGTGAAGGAAGTCTTGAAGCATCATAAAGAGGAATCTAGTTTTTATCTGAAGCAAATGAGAGAAGTCGgcaaagaaataaagaagaatgcGAAACATAAAGTCAATGACATATTGAAAGAT GTGGCacatgaaatgaaaattttaaaacacaAAGCACATGGAAATCATAACGACCACTGCACAGCTATCGCAAAGGACATGAAGAAAATACGTGAGAAGATCTTAAATGCGGTTAATAAATGTGTTTCAAACCATATGGATGAAGCGATAAATGTGGAACAGAAAATAGTTCGAGATTCTCAAAAGCTCCTGACTAAGACTGAAGATGTTATTAACGAAGCTGCACAATGTGTCGTATCCGACGTACTTCTCATTGATGCAATTGCATGTTTAGATAAC GCACTGTCGAAGGCAAAGAAACTTTCGAAAACGGAACTTCCAAAGGTTTCAAAAGCAGCTACCCAACACAATAAACATATTTCAACATTGAAACACACACTATCAGAATGCTCTGTAACAAAGCTACAATTATCTCTTCTTCAAAAACTTGAAAATATCctcaaaaagattaaaaaatgcaaCAAAGCTAAGCCTGCAACTTCGACAACACAACGCCCAAAACCATCACATGGTACACGCGCACCACACCCATCAGATAGAACAAGAGCAACTACGAAAGCATCAACTGATAGTACCACCCAAAAATCGACTTCCACGAATACAAAAAGACCAGCTAGTAGTGCAACCGAAAAATCAACCTCAAGCATTACAGAAGCGCCAGCTAGTAGTACTACTCAAAAATCTACCACAGGAAGCACAGAAGGTCCAAGCACTCCGAGTACAAAGGAATCATCCTCCAGTAGCACAGAACAACCTACTATTAGCACTACTCAAGAATCCAGCACAGACACCACAAAAgaacctgcaagtagcactacaaAACAGTCCAGCTCAGCAGCCACAAAAcgacctgcaa aaggacctgcaagtagtACTACCCAGGAGTCCATTTCAGCCAGCACAGAAgcacctgcaagtagcactacccagGAGTCCAGCTCAGCCAgcacagaaggacctgcaa aatccagctcagccgccacagaaggacctgcaagtagcactacccaagaatccagctcagccgccacagaaggacctgcaagtagcactacccaagagtCCAGCTCAGCCGCTACAGAAGGACCTGCACgtagcactacccaagagtCCAGCTCAAGCAGCATAGagggacctgcaagtagcactacccaagacTCCAGCTCAAGCAGCACAGAGGGACCTGCgagtagcactacccaagaatcCAGCTCAAGCAGCACAGagggacctgcaagtagcactactgAACACTCCAGTTCAAGCAgcacagaaggacctgcaagtagcactacccaagagtccagctcagccgccacagaaggacctgcaa gaactgcaagtagcactacccaagagtCCAGCTCAGCCGCtacagaaggacctgcaagtagcactacccaagagtCCAGCTCAAGCAGCATAGagggacctgcaagtagcactacccaagacTCCAGCTCAAGCAGCACAGAGGGACCTGCgagtagcactacccaagaatcGAGCTCAAGCAGCACAGagggacctgcaagtagcactactgAACACTCCAGTTCAAGCAgcacagaaggacctgcaagtagcactacccaagagtccagctcagccgccacagaaggacctgcaa gaactgcaagtagcactacccaagagtCCAGCTCAGCCGCtacagaaggacctgcaagtagcactacccaagagtCCAGCTCAAGCAGCATAGagggacctgcaagtagcactacccaagacTCCAGCTCAAGCAGCACAGAGGGACCTGCgagtagcactacccaagaatcCAGCTCAAGCAGCACAGagggacctgcaagtagcactactgAACACTCCAGTTCAAGCAgcacagaaggacctgcaagtagcactacccaagagtccagctcagccgccacagaaggacctgcaagtagcactacccaagaatccagctcagccgctacagaaggacctgcaagtagcactacccaagagtCCAGCTCAAGCAGCACAGagggacctgcaagtagcactacccaagaatcCAGCTCAGCCGCCCCAGGAgtacctgcaagtagcactacccaagagtCCAGCTCAGCCAgcacagaaggacctgcaagtagcactacccaagagtCCAGCTCAGCCAgcacagaaggacctgcaagtagcactacccaagagtCCAGCTCAAGCAGCACAGAGGGACCTGCgagtagcactacccaagaatcCAGCTCAAGCAGCTCAGagggacctgcaagtagcactactgAACACTCCAGTTCAAGCAgcacagaaggacctgcaagtagcactacccaagagtccagctcagccgccacagaaggacctgcaagtagcactacccaagaatccagctcagccgctacagaaggacctgcaagtagcactacccaagaatccagctcagccgctacagaaggacctgcaagtagcactacccaagaatcCAGCTCAGCCAGCACAGAAGGACCagcaagtagcactacccaagagtCCAGCTCAGCCAgcacagaaggacctgcaagtagcactacccaagagtCCAGCTCAGCCAGCACAGAAGGACCagcaagtagcactacccaagagtCCAGCTCAAGCAGCACAGAGGGTCCTGCAAGTACCACTACCCAAGAATCCAGTTCAAGCAgcacagaaggacctgcaagtagcactacaaAAGAGTCTAGCTCAGCCGCCACAGAAGGACCTGtaagtagcactacccaagaatcCAGCTCAGCCGCCACAGAAGGACCAGCAACTAGCACTAACCAAGAGTCCAGCTCAGCCgccacagaaggacctgcaagtagcactacccaagaatccagctcagccgccacagaaggacctgcaagtagcactacccaagagtCCAGCTCGAGCAgcacagaaggacctgcaagtagcactacccaagaatccagctcagccgccacagaaggacctgcaagtagcactacccaagagtCCAGCTCGAGCAgcacagaaggacctgcaagtagcactacccaagaatccagctcagccgccacagaaggacctgcaagtagcactacccaagaatcCAGCTCAAGCAGCACAGAGGGACCTGCgagtagcactacccaagaatcCAGCTCAAGCAGCACAGagggacctgcaagtagcactactgAACACTCCAGTTCAAGCAgcacagaaggacctgcaagtagcactacccaagagtccagctcagccgccacagaaggacctgcaagtagcactacccaagaatcCAGCTCAGCCGCCCCAGgaggacctgcaagtagcactacccaagagtCCAGCTCAGCCAgcacagaaggacctgcaagtagcactacccaagaatccagctcagccgccacagaaggacctgcaagtagcactactcAAGAGTCTAGCTCAGCCGCtacagaaggacctgcaagtagcactactcaagaatccagctcagccgccacagaaggacctgcaagtagtACTACCCAGGAGTCCATTTCAGCCAGCACAGAAgcacctgcaagtagcactacccagGAGTCCAGCTCAGCCgccacagaaggacctgcaagtagcactacccaagaatcCAGCTCAGCCGCCCCAGgaggacctgcaagtagcactactcAAGAGTCTAGCTCAGCCGCtacagaaggacctgcaagtgGCACTACCCAAGACTCCAGTTCAAGCAGCACAGAGGGTCCTGCAAGCAGCACTACCCAAGAATCCAGCTCAGCCgccacagaaggacctgcaagtagcactactcAAGAGTCCAGCTCGAGCAgcacagaaggacctgcaagtagcactacccaagaatccagctcagccgccacagaaggacctgcaagtagcactactcAAGAGTCCAGTTCAAGCAGCACAGAGGGTCCTGCAAGCAGCACTACCCAAGAATCCAGCTCAGCCgccacagaaggacctgcaagtagcactactcAAGAGTCCAGCTCGAGCAgcacagaaggacctgcaagtagcactacccaagaatccagctcagccgccacagaaggacctgcaagaAGCACTACTCAAGAGTCTAGCTCAGCCGCtacagaaggacctgcaagtagcactacccaagacTCCAGTTCAAGCAGCACAGAGGGTCCTGCAAGCAGCACTACCCAAGAATCCAGCTCAGCCgccacagaaggacctgcaagtagcactacccaagaatccagctcagccgccacagaaggacctgcaagtagcactactcAAGAGTCTAGCTCAGCCGCTACAGAAGGACCTGCAATtagcactacccaagaatccagctcagccgccacagaaggacctgcaagtagcactacccaagaatcCAGCTCAAGTAGCACAGagggacctgcaagtagcactacccaagacTCCAGTTCAAGCAGCACAGAGGgtcctgcaagtagcactacccaagaatccagctcagccgccacagaaggacctgcaagtagcactacccaagagtCCAACTCGAGCAgcacagaaggacctgcaagtagcactacccaagaatcCAGCTCAGCCGCCACAGAAGGACCTGTAAGTAGCACTACAAAAGAGTCTAGCTCAGCCGCTACAGAAGGACCCGCAAGTAGCACTACACAAGAATCCAGCTCACCCgccacagaaggacctgcaagtagtACTACCCAGGGGTCCATTTCAGCCAGCACAGAAgcacctgcaagtagcactacccagGATTCCAGCCCAGCCAgcacagaaggacctgcaagtagtACTACCCAGGAGTCCAGCCCAGCCAgcacagaaggacctgcaagtagtACTACCCAGGAGTCCATTTCAGCCAGCACAGAAgcacctgcaagtagcactacccaagagtCCAGCTCAAGCAGCATAGagggacctgcaagtagcactagcCAAGACTTCAGCTCAAGCAGCACAGagggacctgcaagtagcactacccaagacTCCAGCTCAAGCAGCACAGAGGgtcctgcaagtagcactacccaagaatcTAGTTCAAGCAGCACAGAAGGACCAAGCACTACGAGTACGAAGGAATCATCCTCCAGTAGCACAGAACAACCTACTATTAGCACTATTCAAGACTCCAGCTCAAGCAGCACAGagggacctgcaagtagcactccCGCAGAATCCAGTTCTAGCACCACAGGAGGACCAGCAAGTAGCGCTAGCCAAGAATCTACTGTAAGCAGCACGAAAGTACCAGCAAGTAGCACTAGTCATGTATCTATCTCAAGCAGTACTGAAGGACCAGCAAATAGCAGTATAAAGTCCACAACATCTAGCGGTTGTTCATGCGCTAGCGCGGTTACTACCGAACCTAGTACTACTGAATCGCCGCGCGATATGTGGTATGCATCTTTAGTGCGCTGTCTAAAAGAGAATGATTTTGATGAAATTCCAATTGTCAATGGACGCAAGTTAAATCGCATCATACAAGAATGTCTATTTAGCATTGGTACACTGAGTCAGCTATTAGCGAAAGTCTCGAACGGGGTatcataa